One window of the Primulina eburnea isolate SZY01 chromosome 18, ASM2296580v1, whole genome shotgun sequence genome contains the following:
- the LOC140819297 gene encoding agamous-like MADS-box protein AGL11 isoform X2, with the protein MGRGKIEIKRIENTTNRQVTFCKRRNGLLKKAYELSVLCDAEIALVVFSTRGRVYEYSSNNIRETIERFKKATADTSNAYTAQEINAQFYQQESKKLRQQIQMIQNSNRHIMGDGLASLNVKEMKQLETRLERSIARIRAKKHELILAETESLQKRMEQENAFLRAKIAENDRLQELSMMPSGQDYAIQEFFARNVLQMNMMENMPAYPVSDKKTLHLG; encoded by the exons ATGGGAAGAGGAAAGATCGAGATTAAGAGAATCGAGAACACCACGAATCGGCAGGTGACGTTCTGCAAGCGGAGAAATGGTCTGCTGAAGAAAGCTTACGAGCTCTCGGTGCTGTGTGATGCAGAAATCGCACTCGTTGTGTTCTCAACCCGTGGACGTGTCTACGAGTACTCCAGCAACAA CATCAGGGAAACAATCGAGAGGTTTAAAAAGGCCACTGCTGACACTTCAAATGCATACACCGCTCAAGAGATCAATGCTCAA TTTTACCAACAAGAATCCAAGAAACTGCGCCAGCAGATACAGATGATCCAGAACTCCAACAG GCATATTATGGGCGACGGATTGGCCTCTTTAAATGTGAAGGAGATGAAGCAGCTAGAAACTAGGCTTGAGCGAAGCATCGCAAGAATCAGAGCAAAGAAG CATGAACTGATACTTGCTGAGACCGAGAGCTTGCAGAAAAGG ATGGAACAAGAAAATGCCTTTTTGAGAGCAAAG ATAGCAGAAAATGATAGGCTTCAGGAACTAAGCATGATGCCTTCTGGACAAGACTATGCGATCCAGGAATTTTTTGCCCGCAACGTGCTGCAAATGAATATGATGGAGAACATGCCTGCCTATCCAGTTTCTGACAAGAAGACTCTTCATCTTGG GTAG
- the LOC140819297 gene encoding agamous-like MADS-box protein AGL11 isoform X1 yields the protein MGRGKIEIKRIENTTNRQVTFCKRRNGLLKKAYELSVLCDAEIALVVFSTRGRVYEYSSNNIRETIERFKKATADTSNAYTAQEINAQFYQQESKKLRQQIQMIQNSNRHIMGDGLASLNVKEMKQLETRLERSIARIRAKKHELILAETESLQKREVQMEQENAFLRAKIAENDRLQELSMMPSGQDYAIQEFFARNVLQMNMMENMPAYPVSDKKTLHLG from the exons ATGGGAAGAGGAAAGATCGAGATTAAGAGAATCGAGAACACCACGAATCGGCAGGTGACGTTCTGCAAGCGGAGAAATGGTCTGCTGAAGAAAGCTTACGAGCTCTCGGTGCTGTGTGATGCAGAAATCGCACTCGTTGTGTTCTCAACCCGTGGACGTGTCTACGAGTACTCCAGCAACAA CATCAGGGAAACAATCGAGAGGTTTAAAAAGGCCACTGCTGACACTTCAAATGCATACACCGCTCAAGAGATCAATGCTCAA TTTTACCAACAAGAATCCAAGAAACTGCGCCAGCAGATACAGATGATCCAGAACTCCAACAG GCATATTATGGGCGACGGATTGGCCTCTTTAAATGTGAAGGAGATGAAGCAGCTAGAAACTAGGCTTGAGCGAAGCATCGCAAGAATCAGAGCAAAGAAG CATGAACTGATACTTGCTGAGACCGAGAGCTTGCAGAAAAGG GAAGTTCAGATGGAACAAGAAAATGCCTTTTTGAGAGCAAAG ATAGCAGAAAATGATAGGCTTCAGGAACTAAGCATGATGCCTTCTGGACAAGACTATGCGATCCAGGAATTTTTTGCCCGCAACGTGCTGCAAATGAATATGATGGAGAACATGCCTGCCTATCCAGTTTCTGACAAGAAGACTCTTCATCTTGG GTAG
- the LOC140819296 gene encoding immune-associated nucleotide-binding protein 9-like, whose product MGGSTSDDDWDFTSPSSEVRTVVLVGRTGNGKSATGNSILRRKSFKSMTSSAGVTSTCELQRTFLEDGSILNVIDTPGLFDFSAEPEFIGKEIVKCIDMAKDGIHAVLVVLSVRSRFSREEEAAIESLRKFFGSKISDYMIIVFTGGDDLDEDDDTLDDYLGRDCPEPLKETLKMCGDRRVLFDNKTKDKSKISEQLRQLISLVTAVVDRNGGKPYTDEIFIELKKGSAKLRDQTAEVNSLEGYSKQEISVWKEQFSKAYEEQLKRITEMVESKLRETTLRLERQLAEEQAARLNAEATAQAAQMKSNDEISKLREHLERARKETEELRTQAGSGKCTIL is encoded by the exons ATGGGGGGAAGTACAAGCGATGATGATTGGGATTTCACTTCACCATCAAGTGAAGTTCGAACTGTAGTACTGGTTGGACGCACTGGTAATGGAAAGAGTGCGACAGGCAATAGTATTCTCCGAAGAAAGTCATTCAAGTCGATGACTAGCTCTGCAGGTGTTACAAGTACATGTGAGCTTCAGAGGACCTTTCTGGAAGATGGATCCATTCTCAATGTGATAGACACGCCTG GATTATTTGATTTCTCTGCTGAACCTGAATTCATTGGGAAGGAAATTGTTAAATGTATCGATATGGCAAAAGATGGTATACATGCTGTTCTTGTTGTCCTGTCAGTCAGATCTCGCTTTTCCAGAGAAGAAGAAGCTGCCATTGAAAGCTTGCGGAAATTTTTTGGCAGCAAAATTAGCGACTACATGATTATCGTTTTCACCGGTGGAGATGACCttgatgaagatgatgataCTTTGGATGActatttgggtcgtgattgccCTGAGCCTTTGAAG GAAACTCTTAAAATGTGTGGGGACAGGCGCGTTCTCTTTGATAACAAGACAAAAGATAAATCCAAGATAAGTGAACAACTCAGGCAACTTATTTCCCTAGTAACTGCAGTTGTTGATAGAAATGGTGGGAAACCGTATACAGATGAGATATTTATAGAACTGAAG AAAGGGTCTGCCAAACTGCGTGATCAAACTGCTGAAGTTAATTCCTTGGAGGGGTATTCCAAGCAGGAGATATCTGTATGGAAGGAGCAATTTAGTAAGGCATATGAAGAGCAGCTAAAGCGTATAACCGAAATG GTTGAGTCAAAGCTCAGAGAGACCACTCTAAGGCTTGAGCGGCAATTGGCCGAGGAACAAGCTGCTCGACTGAATGCAGAAGCGACGGCACAAGCTGCTCAGATGAAATCAAATGATGAAATATCCAAGCTTAGGGAGCACTTGGAGAGAGCTCGGAAGGAGACTGAAGAGCTGCGAACACAAGCTGGAAGTGGAAAGTGCACCATTTTATAA